The window agtaatcaactaatacaagtccaataataaaataaacccctaaacaaTGTGTAATAGGCCATaacaaacttaaattaaaaataattattcaaaaataaaaaaataaaaaataggataataaaaaaaactctttatgCTAAAATTTCTCCATGTAGCCCGAATTTCCAATTTTTACACATTCTTAACATATTTCAGTCATGACTTTAAACATGTCGTTCTCTCTTATCTGGATGAATAATTGGGACTACCATACATGGTTGGAAATCTAGAGATGTTTAGTTTTCATACCAACTTTAATAGCATCAAAATTCTACTtgcagctccagatatgactcAAACAGTACACAAAGGTCTAGTTTGGTAGATTTGACAACATTCATGTAGTAATTTCTATCCTTTGAAATAATATGTTCGGGAACTCCatttaacttgaaaatttatcaaaatatagtTCCATGCATTTAGTATCTCCCTGtaaaattacagcttgatttGATGTACGGTTTGAGAGATATgcatgattttgaaaaattatgtttttccacatgaaattcttcttgttttctctcAGTTATCTAAGTCATTGCTTAATCTTTCATCAACTTAGTTAAGTAATATATTACTATCATAATAAACTTCCATTGTCTAAAGGTTTAAAGGAAGGgcccaaaaaattaatttcttattatataaataaacaatatacaAATAAACAAGATGTTATGCATTGTAGATTTCATGTTGAATTATGGTGCAGTTCTTCAAACTTCTAGCAAGTGTCACACTTTTTTACCATTTTAATGCAGACTTTGACCATAAACCCTAACACTTTTTATGATTATATtctaaatacatatttatttgaGTTTGATCTCATTCCAAACTTTCTTATTACTTCAAACACCTCTTCCAGATCTTTTACATGTTTATTCACCAATTCACTTTTAACTAGTATATTATCCATGTTTCTAAATTCCTCATTAACTACTACCTAAATACTATATTTACAAACTCTAATAGGTTGCACCAATAGTTTTAGCCAAAACGACtaccatataaaaatatgtgTCATTGTCTGTAATTAAAGacattcttgatatttttttatccatatttatctagttttatccTGAGAATAcatctaaaaactcaaaaattcaTGTCCTGTGGTGCCATCAACTAATTGATCGATTATATGTAATAAGAAGCAATCTTTAAGACATGCATTGCTTAAGTTTATGAAATCTATACACATCCTCCATgttctatttgttttcttaaccATTACCATATGGCTAACCACTTGGGTTAGTCAACCTCCTTTATGAAATTGACCTTTAACAACTtctctatatattttaaaatcatatatcttttttttatagtaaaaaaaaggttttttttattggtaaacACCTATTCACTATGCTAAACTTATAAGTGATCACCATTTTTTATACCCCCAATATATCTTTAGGCCCTTAAGCAAAAACATCATTATTCCTTTTACTGATATTGGCTTTTCCACCCTaccattttattatatattgagGATGTTCATATGTTTGGTCTTCCCTCTTTTCAATTATGTTTCTTTCTAGCTAATAATTAAAGGGATTTGATAACGAATGTAAGTTCTCACCTTATCACCTATTTGAGCACTCCACTTATCCCTCTTCCATGATGGCTCTActctaccttttttttcttccacctATTCTTCTCGAAttcttaaaaatttagtttcttTCCCTAACCAATACTTAGTCTCTTACATGACTTCCTTAAGATGTATATATCGTTTAACCTTGTTTTTAAGCTCTTGCATAGTTTCTGGTTCCTCCAATCCCAATGCATTATTGAATTCTTCATTGTTGATTAACACCAAAGTTGCTAcaattaaatatgttatttcCAGTGTTTTTACATCTAATCTCATCATGAACTCCATCAAAGTCTCTCCCATTCTTTGCCTTATAGCCATCAATATTTTACTTGACCTTTTACTTGTGATGAAATGCCGTAGAAATAGATTATACATGTCTTGAAAATTAGCAATGTACTGTGGCGGTAGGTTAGAGAACTAGGTCATTGTTGTACCTTTCAATGTTTAtgaaaatacataatataacATTGGATCTATAATTTAGTACAAAGTCATCATTGATCTATAACAACTGATGTAATCATTTTGGCCTATTAACATGTTATATGATTTTAGTATAAGGATCATCATGTATAGAGAAGCTTCAAATATTGTAGCTTATAAATGGAGATTCCTTTTCTACTTGCCCTCATTCAATCTACACTTCAGGGCTTCTTTTATTCTCTCTTATCTTTATTAGTGCATCTTTCTCATTAAAACTTTCACTACTTTCTTTAACCCtttgtttttacttgttttttttatcccccTTTTACCTTTACTCatacatctttctttttttttctatactttCTTCTCTATCAACcttctttattttatacatCGATTGAGCTTGCTTAGTCTAAAATAAAACCTTGTGTACTACTTTGTAatcatgttttgtattttataccAACCTTGGTCTACTTTTGTTCCTTTTTATATGATAGGtcttgttttgatataaaaataattaatattgaataGTGACATAATATGTGTATgcgttgtattattatttttatatcagaaattccattttcttatttgtttctcAAGTTTTTCCCTTTGCCTTCTAATAAGGGTATTATAgtccttttatatatagttgCACTTTTCCCCTTCAACATTCATTatataaaacagaaaaacaGGAGTACTATGTAATTATGAATATGCAAGTTCAATGGTAGAAATCAACAGGTGTATATAGATGAAAGCCTTGGATTTGAGTTGTGACAAAACTAAGGGTGCGattataattttctatatatGGGGATTTAAACAGAAACTTGATTAATAATTTGCcttatttaatatgtttatcAAACGGCTACTAAAGTGGGccctttttattaaaaaacgaTCTAGATCTACCAAATCATGACCGTTGCGTTTTACTGATGGGCCCTATATATACAGAACTTCTATTGCTGCCAGCCTACATCACCAAGTTCTCATTCTCGATTCTCGCATCCTCCACCTCTCTTCTCTCTTAAAAAATGGATCGGAATGGCATGCTTGGATTGGCACTGCTGTGCATTATTATCGCCGGTGTCGGTGGTCAAGCACCGGCTGCGACACCGACATCAACTCCCTCGACTCCAACAACTTCTGCCGTGCCAGTAGCAGCACCAACAAAACCTACAACACCAGCTCCCGTATCATCACCACCTGCGGCAACACCAGCAGCTTCTCCACCGAAACAGACGGTTTCAGTTCCAGTTGCGGCTCCATTGGCCACACCACCTCCATCCGCGACTCCAGTTAGCTCCCCACCGACTCCAGTTCCTGTTAGTTCTCCACCAGCAAAATCTCCTCCGTCTCCTGAGCCTGTTGCTTCCCCAACTAGTGCTCCACCGGCAAGCACTCCAGTTGCTCCACCGACCGCAGAGGTCCCTGCTCCTTCTCATAGTAAAAAGAAGCCAAAGAAGCACCAAGCACCAGCTCCTGGTCCGGCATTGTTGAGTCCACCAGCACCACCAACGGAGGCCCCTGGACCTAGTGCTGAATCCGTCTCTCCTGGTCCTTCTCTCTCTGACAACGTAAGCCatcatttcatctttatttatgAGCAAATCTTATTTAACATGTTTGATAGGGAAATGTTAGGCATAGATCTAGaacttaaatcataaaaacacaGCAGGTTAGATctaatttaaggttttttttttaatggtattgaaattgatatttaattaatatataattgtcATGTGCTAGGTAAATTTATTGCAGTTCa is drawn from Populus nigra chromosome 5, ddPopNigr1.1, whole genome shotgun sequence and contains these coding sequences:
- the LOC133695137 gene encoding lysine-rich arabinogalactan protein 18-like, producing the protein MDRNGMLGLALLCIIIAGVGGQAPAATPTSTPSTPTTSAVPVAAPTKPTTPAPVSSPPAATPAASPPKQTVSVPVAAPLATPPPSATPVSSPPTPVPVSSPPAKSPPSPEPVASPTSAPPASTPVAPPTAEVPAPSHSKKKPKKHQAPAPGPALLSPPAPPTEAPGPSAESVSPGPSLSDNSGAETIRCLQKMVGGLALGWGLLTLIF